CACACGCCGCCCTCGCCGACAACAACGGAGCTCGCCGCGTCGAGCTCGAGATTCGAGCCCTCGACCAGTCCACCGTCGGAAGCGGAGATGTTGACGCCGATCCCATCGGTGCCCGCGTAGAGGTTCAGACGTCCGCCATCGGTCACCTGAATCGTGCCCCCGATGGTGCCCCACCCTTCCTGCGACCGCACCACCGCACTTGGGCCCGTGACCAGCAGATTGGCGGCAGGGCCGATCTCCATGAACTCACCGGTCAGGAGCCCGCTGGTGACCAGGCCGGTGCCGCGCAGGCGGGTCCAGCCGGGGTTGAAGGTGCCGCCGGAGATGACGAGCGTGGCCCCGACTTTGATGTCCGCGCCGCTGTGCGTGGTGTAGAGAGAGCCACCGGTGGTGACCTCCATCCGACTGCCCGGTTCGATTTGGATCGTGTCGCCCGCGGACGCGACGTGGTAGAACCGGGCTCCTGACACCGTGAGCGATGCGGGCTGCCCCGGCTGCCCCACGGTCAAGCCGACGCCACCCTGCCCCGAGATGGAGCTGAGCACGCCGGGCCCCGTGAGCACGACGTTGCCGTTGCGGATGGAGACCAGCCCCACGTACCCGTCCTGCGGCACGTTGATGGTGTAGGTGCCCGGGAGGTCGAGCACGACGTCGTCCTGCTGCGTTGGGACGCGCCCTGCATCCCAGTTCGCAGCGTCGGTCCAGCTCCCGCCCGAGGCGTTGATCCAGCGCAGCACGTCGGCCCCGGCGACCGACGCCCCGACACCGATCACCAGCCCGGCAACGACGGTCTTTGCGCGCATGGAACAGCTCCCGAAGGTCCCCCATTGTGGCCCCTGCACGCGCTCACGCAATGAAATCCATGGGCCTTTGCTGCCATCGGGTCGCGGATTTCTCGAACGGCACGCCGACGCGCCCGGGCGCTGGCGGGCGTGCTTAGCAGCCACCGTCTAAATCCCTTTCATCCACCCCGTCGTATCACTCCACGGCCCCTTAGCCGATAATCCAACCATGCCGGGCACCCCCCACACCGAGCTCAGCCCCGAACTCCTGGCCCACATGCAGGCCATCAAGGCCAAGGCCATCGAGTACGGGCTCGACTTCTACGAGGTCGTCTTCGAGGTCCTGCCCTTCGAGGTGATGAACCAGATCGCCTCCTACGGCGGCTTCCCCACCCGCTACCCGCACTGGCGCTGGGGGATGGAGTACGAGAAGCTCAGCAAGCGGGACGCCTATGGCCTGGGCCGCATCTACGAAATGGTGATCAACAACGACCCCTGCTACGCCTACCTGCAGGAGTCCAACGCGGTGACCGACCAGAAGCTGGTGATGGCCCACGTGTACGGGCACGCCGACTTCTTCAAGCACAACCTGTGGTTCAGCAAGACCAACCGCAAGATGATGGACGAGATGGCCAACCACGCCACCCGCGTGCGGCGGCACATCGAGCGGCACGGGCACGACGAGGTCGAGAAGTTCATCGACGCGTGCCTGTCGCTGGAGAACCTCATCGACCCGCACTCGCCCTTCGTGATGCGGGAGGAGCCGCGGGTGTCGGCCCCGCCGGGCGAGTCGCTGCGGCACGCGGCGGAGTTCCACGACGAGGAGGGCGACGCCCACGCGGCCGCGGCGTTCCAGGCGGAGAAGCTCCCCGCCAAGGACTACATGGACCCGTTCATCAACCCGCAGGAGGAGCTGGAGCGGCAGCGCAAGGCGCACGACGAGCGGCGGAAGGCGGCGCAGACCAAGTACCCGGCGCGCCCCACGCGGGACGTGCTGCTGTTCCTGCTGCGGCACGCGCGCCTGCCGGAGTGGAAGCAGGACATCCTGAGCATCATCCGCGACGAGGCGTACTACTACGCGCCGCAGGCGATGACCAAGGTCATGAACGAGGGCTGGGCCACCTACTGGCACAGCAAGCTCATGACGCAGCACTTCCTGGAGGCGAAGGAGATCGTGCACTACGCCGACCAGCACAGCGGTGTGGTGCACATGCCCCCCGGCGGCTTCAACCCCTACAAGATCGGCGTCGAGCTCTTCAAGGACATCGAGCGGCGGTGGAACACCGGGCAGCACGGCCCGCGCTGGGAGGAGATCTCTGAGATCGGGGCCAAGCAGCGCCACGACGACAAGTCGATGAAGGGCCGCGAGAAGATCTTCGAGGTCCGCCGCATCTACAACGACGTGTCGTTCATCGACGAGTTCCTCACCGAGGAGTTCGTCGAGAGGCACAAGATGTACCAGCACCGGCGCGACCCGCAGACGGGCGAGATCAAGATCGTCTCGCGCGACTTCCAGCGGGTGAAGCAGACGCTGCTGCACCACCTCACCAACGCGGGGCAGCCGTTCATCTACGTGGTGGACGCCAACTACCTGAACCGGGGCGAGCTGGTGCTGGCGCACAAGTTCTCGGGGCTGGAGGTGGAGGCCGCGCGGGCAAAGGAGGTGCTGCACGCCCTGCGGCTCATCTGGGGCCGCCCCGTGCACCTGGTGACGCGGATCAACGACGACCTGAACCTGCTGACGGTGAGCGAGCCGGGCGGGCAGGTGTCTCGCGAGCGGTTCTCGGAGGAGACGCCGAAGCCAGCGCACATGGTGGAGTGAGTTGGTTGTGTCGTGCCACCGAGATGTCTTCATCTCGGTGCGGTGTTCGTCATCGCTCGACTAGAAGCTCCAGCATCCCCCGCCACTCTCCATACCGGTAGGGCACGTCGTGCTTCTCGTGGATGGCCCGCACCATCGCGAGCGTGCGTTCGCTGAGGTCCTGCTGCCAGTCCTGGGCGGTGGGATCGCAGAAGTAGACGCGGCAGCCGAGGGGGCGGATGGGGTGGACGGTGCAGCGTTCGTTCACCAGGAACGGGCAATCGCCGCGTATGCGTGCCATGGCGACGTCTTCGTCGCTATGCGCGTTCCTTCCGACCAGCCCCAGGCGCGACACGGTGTACGCGGCCTCTAGGCCTGTCACGTAGAGGCGGTGGCCGTGCTGTTCGAAGTGGCAGCAGCGGCCGGAGATGTCGCAGCGGGGGGCGCGGGCGTCGATCTGGTCGGCGATGAGGGTGTACACGGCCTCAAGCTCGGCGGCGATGGTTTTGTCGCGGGCGGCGGTGAGCCAGGCGTGGCGGAGTTGGTGGTGCTCGGGGTCCATTGAAGGTCAGGGGATGATCCATAGCGACGAAGACGTCGCCATGGCACGCGGGCAGGCCATGGCACGCATCAGATGTCGACCGCGTCGCGGAGCACGCGGACCTGCTGCACGGGGTACACGCGGCCTTTGTCCATGCCGGGGCAGG
The sequence above is drawn from the Phycisphaerales bacterium genome and encodes:
- a CDS encoding YkgJ family cysteine cluster protein; the encoded protein is MDPEHHQLRHAWLTAARDKTIAAELEAVYTLIADQIDARAPRCDISGRCCHFEQHGHRLYVTGLEAAYTVSRLGLVGRNAHSDEDVAMARIRGDCPFLVNERCTVHPIRPLGCRVYFCDPTAQDWQQDLSERTLAMVRAIHEKHDVPYRYGEWRGMLELLVER
- a CDS encoding SpoVR family protein; protein product: MPGTPHTELSPELLAHMQAIKAKAIEYGLDFYEVVFEVLPFEVMNQIASYGGFPTRYPHWRWGMEYEKLSKRDAYGLGRIYEMVINNDPCYAYLQESNAVTDQKLVMAHVYGHADFFKHNLWFSKTNRKMMDEMANHATRVRRHIERHGHDEVEKFIDACLSLENLIDPHSPFVMREEPRVSAPPGESLRHAAEFHDEEGDAHAAAAFQAEKLPAKDYMDPFINPQEELERQRKAHDERRKAAQTKYPARPTRDVLLFLLRHARLPEWKQDILSIIRDEAYYYAPQAMTKVMNEGWATYWHSKLMTQHFLEAKEIVHYADQHSGVVHMPPGGFNPYKIGVELFKDIERRWNTGQHGPRWEEISEIGAKQRHDDKSMKGREKIFEVRRIYNDVSFIDEFLTEEFVERHKMYQHRRDPQTGEIKIVSRDFQRVKQTLLHHLTNAGQPFIYVVDANYLNRGELVLAHKFSGLEVEAARAKEVLHALRLIWGRPVHLVTRINDDLNLLTVSEPGGQVSRERFSEETPKPAHMVE